Proteins from a genomic interval of Sphingomonas sp. Y38-1Y:
- a CDS encoding helix-turn-helix domain-containing protein yields MAGTIEYSTEHVRRAERAAYWREHAWSSLGNFDVQPEDDFRATATLRRVGSFTVARVKAPAHGLSRSHDQARGDDRRLFKLVVQHAGTIHLEQRDRRVSLKPGHWTLYDMTRPFRFHCTEPTRQSAILLRAEDLHLADLSPYALRLYSGADGYSSMLQAALTTAASDHGRDCAEGDIGVMVARLARLALLEHGSHEARRTSREVMRERIEGYLDAHLRRGDLSIDSVAHGLNCSKRYLHKVFLESDETLSEHILRRRLEACRKNLLDPAATTQSVTDIAYAWGFSSLAYFSRVFKQAYGASPRDYRTAHTAPAHTVQ; encoded by the coding sequence ATGGCTGGAACGATCGAGTATTCGACCGAGCATGTACGCCGGGCGGAACGAGCGGCTTATTGGCGCGAGCACGCGTGGAGCAGCCTCGGCAACTTCGACGTCCAGCCGGAAGACGATTTCCGCGCGACCGCAACGCTCCGCCGCGTGGGCTCCTTTACCGTCGCGCGTGTCAAGGCGCCCGCGCACGGACTCAGCCGCAGCCATGACCAGGCCCGCGGTGACGATCGCCGTCTCTTCAAGCTGGTCGTCCAGCATGCCGGCACCATCCACCTGGAGCAGCGCGACCGCCGCGTTTCGCTGAAGCCAGGACATTGGACGCTCTATGACATGACGCGTCCTTTCCGGTTTCACTGTACCGAGCCGACACGCCAGTCGGCGATCCTGCTCCGCGCCGAGGACCTGCACCTTGCCGACCTCAGCCCCTACGCGCTTCGGCTTTATTCGGGTGCCGACGGATACAGCAGCATGCTGCAGGCGGCGCTGACGACGGCGGCGTCCGATCATGGCCGCGACTGTGCAGAGGGCGACATCGGCGTGATGGTCGCCCGTCTCGCCCGGCTCGCCCTGCTGGAGCATGGCAGCCACGAAGCGCGGCGGACGAGCCGCGAGGTGATGCGCGAGCGGATCGAAGGCTATCTCGACGCGCATCTGCGCCGCGGCGACCTGTCGATCGACAGCGTCGCGCACGGCCTGAACTGCTCGAAGCGCTATCTGCACAAGGTGTTCCTGGAGAGTGACGAGACGCTGTCCGAGCACATCCTGCGCCGGCGGCTGGAGGCGTGCCGCAAGAACCTGCTCGATCCGGCGGCGACGACGCAGTCGGTCACCGACATCGCCTATGCCTGGGGCTTCAGCAGCCTCGCCTATTTCAGCCGCGTGTTCAAACAGGCGTATGGCGCCAGCCCGCGAGACTATCGCACGGCGCATACGGCACCGGCGCATACGGTCCAGTAG
- a CDS encoding carotenoid oxygenase family protein yields MVDFSKMKAAQGFFAPQRYEADIFDCETSGSIPSELDGAFMRLGGEWYYPPKFEDDAILNSDGHVSSFRFKNGRVSYKSRFVRTPRFEANLKAGAQQFGYYRNPFTDEPSVKGMDRTVANTTPFAFAGRLMALKEDGLPHLIDPNTLETVGRENWGGKYKGPHFTAHPKVDSDTGEMIAYGNESNGLAGDEVYVATIDKTGRLTHDTRFKVPYVSIMHDIALTDKHIIFPFAGYVTSMERLKAGKIHWGWDNSKESYIGILPRGAEGKDIRWFKGPLRCMMHTFHARTVGNKVIMEAPFYDGNFFPFFHNVDNSPWARDKAKGYLRRLTFDLNSKHDGWKEEILFPTPIVDIGAIDRRYLTRDQRYVFTGFTDDTKPFNVAQGGNLRGRITNSYGRFDVKSGQMVSMFAGETHSLAEACFVPRKGGDEGAGWVMGVASNFANMNSELVIADAERLSEGPIARVVLPFRAAPQVHGTWVGGNELPFA; encoded by the coding sequence GTGGTTGATTTCTCCAAGATGAAGGCGGCGCAGGGCTTCTTCGCGCCGCAGCGCTACGAAGCGGACATCTTCGACTGCGAGACGTCGGGCTCGATCCCGTCCGAGCTCGACGGCGCGTTCATGCGCTTGGGCGGCGAATGGTATTATCCGCCCAAGTTCGAGGACGATGCCATCCTCAACAGCGACGGCCATGTCAGCAGCTTCCGATTCAAGAACGGGCGCGTCAGCTACAAGAGCCGCTTCGTACGGACGCCTAGGTTCGAGGCGAACCTGAAGGCAGGCGCGCAGCAGTTCGGTTACTATCGCAATCCCTTCACCGACGAGCCGTCGGTCAAAGGCATGGACCGCACAGTTGCCAACACGACGCCCTTCGCCTTTGCCGGCCGCCTGATGGCGCTGAAGGAGGACGGCCTCCCGCACCTGATAGACCCGAACACGCTGGAGACGGTCGGGCGCGAGAATTGGGGCGGCAAGTACAAGGGGCCGCACTTCACCGCGCATCCCAAGGTCGATTCCGACACCGGCGAGATGATCGCCTATGGCAATGAATCGAACGGGCTGGCGGGCGACGAGGTCTATGTCGCGACGATCGACAAGACGGGGCGGCTGACCCACGATACCCGCTTCAAGGTGCCCTATGTCAGCATCATGCACGACATCGCGCTGACCGATAAGCACATCATCTTCCCCTTCGCGGGCTATGTCACCAGCATGGAGCGGCTGAAGGCCGGCAAGATCCACTGGGGCTGGGACAATTCGAAGGAGAGCTACATCGGCATCCTGCCGCGCGGGGCCGAGGGCAAGGACATCCGCTGGTTCAAGGGGCCGCTGCGGTGCATGATGCACACCTTCCATGCGCGCACCGTGGGCAACAAGGTCATCATGGAAGCGCCCTTCTATGACGGCAACTTCTTCCCGTTCTTCCACAATGTCGACAACAGTCCCTGGGCGCGCGACAAGGCCAAGGGTTATCTGCGCCGGCTGACGTTCGACCTCAATTCGAAGCATGACGGATGGAAGGAAGAGATCCTGTTCCCGACGCCGATCGTCGATATCGGCGCGATCGATCGCCGCTATCTGACCCGCGACCAGCGCTATGTCTTCACCGGCTTCACCGACGATACCAAGCCGTTCAACGTCGCGCAGGGCGGCAACCTGCGCGGGCGCATCACCAACAGCTATGGCCGGTTCGACGTGAAGTCGGGTCAGATGGTGTCGATGTTCGCGGGCGAGACGCATAGCCTGGCCGAGGCGTGCTTCGTGCCGCGCAAGGGCGGCGACGAGGGCGCCGGCTGGGTCATGGGTGTCGCGTCCAACTTCGCCAACATGAATTCGGAGCTGGTCATCGCCGATGCCGAGCGGCTGAGTGAAGGCCCGATCGCGCGCGTGGTTCTTCCCTTTCGTGCCGCGCCGCAGGTGCACGGTACCTGGGTCGGCGGCAACGAACTTCCCTTCGCCTGA
- a CDS encoding TonB-dependent receptor plug domain-containing protein: MMMSTGKRFAGWMRGTAAPAAIALGLAFPAAAFAQDAEAVADAPVPVPGQVATEAEAASGANDIIVTATRVQRDGFNAPTPTAIIGEGVLEARGATNVATVLNELPAFKSSTTPTTNGVRAIQAGAYFADLRGLGPSRTLVLVDGNRFVPQIATGFGGYQIDLNQVPSLLLERAEIVTGGASAQWGSDAVAGVVNLILKKDFEGLNAEAQAGTSDRGDNSEYRIGMVGGIKLGERGHLTLAFDHVTNDGIGDVYTRDWGRQGYGLVANPSRATNGLASQLILPDVRYSTMTNGGLINSTTGPAAQLRGIFINPDGSLGRFQYGQYVGASFMQGGGSNQGINFNTGVSIAPSVRRWVGYGRASYEVVDDVTLYAEASYANTVGRAQTLPPRNEQATPIVVSLQNPFIPVALRNEINRLNALPQNATNQITSFNLGRNSTDIGYQRSRIENETKRGVIGFDAKLGGSWRLGGAAIYGENLYTQRVHGNRIQSNFRFATDVVQTAGGPACRATVAGNAAAAGCVPLNVFGEGAPSAAAIDYVTGTTFTETLYKQFAANVNLSGEPFSTWAGPVSVAVGGEYRREEQDTYVDPIAEAAGYESSNARSLRGDFNVKEAYFETVVPLARDLPLLRSLDVQGAVRVTDYSSSGSVTTWKAGATWEPLSGLLVRGTISRDIRAPNIFELFTPAVSTILTRNFISGVGGGPAGQVATENLTRGNASLQPEKSKTKTVGFSYSPPFVPGLQFSVDYFDIRVEDAVALIDPNQIINFCTGATPTPDQAYYCSFISRNNAGGLAVYTVDNPYLNLGYIQRSGYDFEASYRLPFDRLSASMGGALTARFSGTHFDRYGEDITGTGFIERAGESSAAGTPRFITNSSLTYDDRVLTLQLQMRTIGSGKYNNLFTEGVQINDNSVEGRTYFNLSTTIRATEQFELFGVVNNLTDRDPPLIPQNFGYPTVPQFFDMIGRNFRFGARVKF, from the coding sequence ATGATGATGTCCACAGGCAAGCGGTTCGCCGGATGGATGCGCGGCACGGCGGCGCCCGCGGCGATCGCGCTCGGGCTCGCGTTCCCGGCGGCCGCGTTCGCGCAGGATGCCGAGGCGGTGGCGGACGCGCCGGTACCCGTTCCAGGCCAGGTCGCGACCGAGGCGGAGGCGGCGAGCGGCGCCAACGACATCATAGTCACCGCCACTCGCGTGCAACGCGACGGCTTCAACGCGCCGACGCCGACGGCGATCATCGGCGAGGGCGTGCTGGAGGCACGCGGCGCGACCAACGTCGCGACGGTGCTCAACGAGCTTCCCGCCTTCAAGTCGTCGACGACGCCCACCACCAACGGCGTGCGTGCGATCCAGGCGGGCGCCTATTTCGCCGACCTTCGCGGGCTTGGGCCCTCGCGCACGCTGGTGCTGGTCGACGGCAATCGCTTCGTGCCGCAGATTGCGACCGGGTTTGGCGGGTATCAGATCGACCTCAATCAGGTGCCCTCGCTGCTGCTGGAGCGGGCCGAGATCGTCACCGGCGGTGCGTCGGCGCAATGGGGTTCGGACGCGGTCGCGGGTGTGGTCAACCTCATCCTCAAGAAGGACTTCGAGGGGCTCAATGCCGAGGCGCAGGCGGGCACGTCGGATCGCGGCGACAATAGCGAGTACCGCATCGGCATGGTCGGCGGGATCAAGCTGGGCGAGCGCGGCCACCTGACGCTCGCCTTCGACCACGTCACCAACGATGGTATCGGCGATGTCTATACGCGCGACTGGGGGCGGCAGGGCTATGGCCTGGTCGCCAACCCCAGCCGGGCGACCAACGGGCTCGCTTCGCAGCTGATCCTGCCCGACGTCCGCTATTCGACAATGACCAATGGCGGGCTCATCAACTCGACCACCGGGCCGGCGGCGCAGCTTCGCGGGATCTTCATCAATCCGGACGGTTCACTCGGCCGCTTCCAATACGGCCAGTATGTCGGCGCCAGCTTCATGCAGGGCGGCGGCAGCAATCAGGGCATCAACTTCAACACCGGCGTCTCGATCGCGCCATCGGTTCGCCGCTGGGTCGGCTATGGCCGGGCGAGCTATGAAGTCGTTGACGACGTGACGCTCTATGCCGAGGCGTCCTATGCCAACACGGTCGGCCGCGCACAGACGCTGCCGCCCCGCAACGAGCAGGCGACGCCGATCGTCGTCTCGCTCCAGAACCCCTTCATTCCGGTCGCGCTGCGAAACGAGATCAATCGTCTGAATGCGCTGCCGCAGAATGCGACCAACCAGATCACCAGCTTCAATCTGGGCCGAAACAGCACCGACATCGGCTATCAGCGCAGCCGGATCGAGAACGAGACCAAGCGCGGCGTGATCGGCTTCGACGCCAAGCTCGGCGGCAGCTGGCGGCTGGGGGGCGCCGCGATCTATGGCGAGAACCTCTACACGCAGCGGGTTCACGGCAACCGCATCCAGTCGAACTTCCGCTTTGCGACCGACGTGGTGCAGACCGCGGGCGGGCCGGCGTGCCGCGCGACCGTCGCCGGCAATGCGGCAGCGGCGGGCTGCGTGCCGCTGAACGTCTTCGGCGAGGGCGCGCCCTCGGCCGCCGCGATCGACTATGTCACCGGAACCACGTTCACGGAGACGCTGTACAAGCAATTTGCCGCCAACGTGAACCTGTCGGGCGAGCCGTTCAGCACCTGGGCCGGCCCCGTCTCGGTCGCGGTGGGCGGTGAGTACCGCCGCGAGGAACAGGACACCTATGTCGACCCGATCGCAGAGGCGGCGGGCTACGAAAGCTCGAACGCGCGGTCGCTGCGCGGCGACTTCAACGTCAAGGAAGCGTATTTCGAGACGGTCGTGCCGCTGGCGCGCGACCTGCCGCTGCTCCGCTCGCTCGACGTCCAGGGCGCGGTGCGAGTCACCGACTACAGCTCCAGCGGCAGCGTGACGACGTGGAAGGCGGGCGCGACCTGGGAGCCGCTGAGCGGCCTGCTCGTCCGCGGCACCATCTCACGCGACATCCGCGCGCCCAACATCTTCGAGCTGTTCACGCCAGCGGTCAGCACGATCCTGACGCGTAACTTCATCTCGGGCGTGGGCGGCGGTCCTGCCGGCCAGGTCGCGACGGAGAACCTGACCCGCGGCAATGCGAGCCTTCAGCCCGAGAAGTCGAAGACCAAGACCGTCGGCTTCTCCTATTCGCCGCCGTTCGTGCCCGGCCTGCAATTCTCGGTCGACTATTTCGACATCCGCGTGGAGGATGCCGTTGCGCTGATCGATCCCAACCAGATCATCAACTTCTGCACGGGCGCGACGCCGACGCCGGATCAGGCCTATTACTGCTCGTTCATCAGCCGCAACAATGCCGGCGGTTTGGCGGTCTATACGGTCGACAATCCCTATCTCAACCTCGGCTACATCCAGCGGTCGGGTTATGATTTCGAAGCGTCCTATCGCCTGCCGTTCGACCGGTTGTCGGCGTCGATGGGCGGCGCGCTGACCGCGCGCTTCTCGGGCACGCACTTCGATCGCTATGGCGAGGACATCACCGGCACCGGCTTCATCGAGCGGGCGGGCGAAAGCTCGGCCGCGGGCACGCCGCGGTTCATCACCAACAGCTCGCTCACCTATGACGATCGCGTGCTGACGCTCCAGCTGCAGATGCGCACGATCGGCAGCGGCAAGTACAACAATCTCTTCACCGAGGGCGTGCAGATCAACGACAATTCGGTCGAGGGTCGCACCTATTTCAACCTGTCGACGACGATCCGTGCGACCGAACAGTTCGAGCTGTTCGGCGTCGTCAACAACCTGACGGACCGCGATCCGCCGCTGATCCCGCAGAATTTCGGCTATCCGACGGTGCCGCAATTCTTCGACATGATCGGTCGCAACTTCCGCTTCGGCGCTCGCGTGAAGTTCTGA
- a CDS encoding MmgE/PrpD family protein, translating to MIDRRHMLIGSAALPIAGAAAQQVKPDAKPGAARHPAAVEGRAVTEPDGTTTQSHVRFAATLRYEDLPAPVVDAARRCMVDALGCGLAGWESNKGRLAADAMARLGGPGEAQLWGGGSRIATTNAAFANAELMNGLDYDAIPHIPPVIVPALMAVAEARKVSGRDFILALVVAYELAARLSSASSPMGAAILETGTTPEVFGINQEAMMAAAAALARMLGLSEAATASAIGLAGYYCPPQASHDWETGSPKSNVKYTPVGWVNQGAVTAALLAESGFTGNPRVLDGPAGFARFYGWSKWDVPAATRGLGEQWRIVNADYKPYACCRYVHSRLDALIGVIERDRIDPATITRIRSWGPPFVANPDQMNVRTQEDAQFSVPYMLALAALKRPIDARCQSPALLADPAVKAMMAKVEWATHPRTAETKRADGRSFIASVEVDAGGRTHAHEVMFAKGNGSVPEARLSDAALDAKFLDNARIRLSPSRAAQLLETLRGLDRAPDMARVGRLMSA from the coding sequence ATGATCGACCGCCGCCACATGCTGATCGGATCGGCCGCGCTGCCGATCGCCGGCGCCGCCGCGCAGCAGGTCAAGCCGGATGCCAAGCCAGGTGCAGCGCGCCACCCCGCCGCGGTCGAGGGCCGCGCGGTGACGGAGCCGGACGGCACCACCACGCAAAGCCATGTCCGCTTTGCCGCGACGCTGCGCTACGAGGATCTGCCCGCGCCCGTCGTCGATGCCGCGCGGCGCTGCATGGTCGATGCGCTGGGCTGCGGCCTGGCGGGGTGGGAAAGCAACAAGGGCCGGCTTGCGGCCGATGCGATGGCGCGGCTGGGCGGACCGGGCGAGGCGCAGCTCTGGGGCGGTGGCTCGCGCATCGCCACGACCAACGCCGCCTTTGCCAATGCCGAGCTGATGAACGGCCTCGATTACGACGCGATTCCGCACATCCCGCCGGTGATCGTGCCCGCGCTCATGGCGGTAGCGGAGGCGCGCAAGGTTTCGGGCCGCGACTTCATCCTGGCGCTGGTCGTCGCCTATGAGCTCGCCGCGCGGCTGAGTTCGGCAAGCAGCCCGATGGGCGCGGCGATCCTGGAAACGGGCACGACGCCCGAGGTGTTCGGCATCAACCAGGAAGCGATGATGGCTGCCGCCGCGGCGCTTGCGCGCATGCTGGGCCTGTCGGAAGCGGCGACGGCGAGCGCGATCGGCCTCGCCGGCTATTATTGCCCGCCTCAGGCGAGCCATGACTGGGAGACGGGCAGCCCCAAGTCCAACGTCAAATATACGCCCGTCGGCTGGGTCAATCAGGGCGCGGTCACGGCCGCATTGCTGGCCGAGAGCGGCTTCACCGGCAATCCGCGCGTGCTCGATGGGCCGGCGGGGTTCGCTCGCTTCTATGGCTGGAGCAAATGGGACGTGCCTGCTGCGACGCGCGGTCTTGGCGAGCAGTGGCGCATCGTCAACGCCGACTACAAGCCCTATGCCTGCTGCCGATACGTCCATAGCCGGCTGGATGCGCTGATCGGCGTGATCGAGCGCGATCGGATCGATCCCGCGACAATCACGCGCATCCGGTCGTGGGGGCCGCCCTTCGTCGCCAACCCCGACCAGATGAACGTCCGGACGCAGGAGGATGCGCAGTTCAGCGTACCGTACATGCTCGCGCTCGCCGCGCTGAAGCGACCGATCGATGCGCGGTGCCAGTCGCCGGCGTTGCTCGCCGATCCGGCGGTCAAGGCCATGATGGCGAAGGTCGAATGGGCGACCCATCCGCGCACGGCCGAGACCAAGCGAGCGGATGGGCGAAGCTTCATTGCGAGTGTCGAGGTCGATGCCGGCGGCCGCACGCACGCCCATGAAGTGATGTTCGCCAAGGGTAACGGATCGGTGCCCGAAGCGCGGCTGAGCGACGCGGCGCTGGACGCCAAGTTCCTCGACAATGCGCGAATCCGACTGTCGCCGAGCAGGGCGGCGCAGCTGCTGGAGACGCTGCGGGGGCTGGATCGCGCGCCGGACATGGCGCGCGTCGGTCGACTGATGTCCGCCTGA
- a CDS encoding aldehyde dehydrogenase, which produces MEALRNTLAGIDARADTPFFIGGDWQAGSGGPMLEVVAPHSEEVLMRYPEATREDVDRAVAAARRAFDEGPWPRMEPAERGAALKRVATLLRDRMPELAEAWTGQVGAVIGFTRKASGQVPGLFDFYGDMAADYAFVEHRTRSSGGKVRVVGEPVGVCAAITPWNAPLVLLCYKVAAALAAGCTIVAKPSPETPVDSHILAECIAAAGLPEGVFNMVPGGREIGDHLVRHPGIDKVSFTGSTGAGKAIAGACAERLARVSLELGGKSAAIVMDDADLGAVLPSLVPYSMPITGQVCFSLTRVLVPRARQDEVMDAYVEAVRRVRVGDPFDDGVQMGPLSLSRQRDRVEGYVARGRAEGARLVTGGGRPAEHNRGFFFEPTVFADVTPDMTIAREEIFGPVVSFIAYDTESDMVAKANATDYGLHGAVYSADPERAYAVARQVRTGSLTINGMVVDIEMPFGGFKQSGLGREGGIEGLENYLETKTIYFA; this is translated from the coding sequence GTGGAAGCGCTCAGGAACACGCTGGCGGGCATCGATGCCCGGGCCGACACCCCCTTCTTCATCGGCGGCGACTGGCAGGCGGGATCGGGCGGGCCGATGCTGGAGGTCGTCGCGCCGCATAGCGAGGAAGTGCTGATGCGCTATCCCGAGGCGACGCGCGAGGATGTCGACCGCGCCGTGGCCGCCGCCCGCCGCGCCTTTGACGAGGGGCCGTGGCCGCGGATGGAACCCGCCGAGCGCGGCGCGGCGCTCAAGCGCGTCGCCACGCTGCTGCGCGATCGCATGCCCGAGCTTGCCGAGGCCTGGACCGGACAAGTCGGCGCGGTGATCGGCTTCACGCGCAAGGCGTCCGGCCAGGTGCCGGGCCTGTTCGACTTCTATGGCGACATGGCCGCCGACTATGCCTTCGTCGAGCACCGCACCCGCTCGTCGGGTGGCAAGGTGCGGGTCGTCGGCGAGCCCGTCGGCGTCTGCGCCGCGATCACCCCGTGGAACGCGCCGCTGGTGCTGCTCTGCTACAAGGTGGCGGCGGCGCTGGCGGCGGGCTGCACCATCGTCGCCAAGCCCTCGCCCGAGACGCCGGTCGACTCCCACATCCTCGCCGAGTGCATCGCCGCGGCAGGGTTGCCGGAGGGCGTGTTCAACATGGTGCCCGGCGGGCGGGAGATCGGCGACCATCTGGTCCGCCATCCTGGTATCGACAAGGTAAGCTTCACCGGCTCGACCGGCGCGGGCAAGGCGATCGCCGGCGCCTGTGCCGAGCGGCTGGCACGCGTGAGCCTGGAGCTTGGCGGCAAGTCCGCGGCGATCGTCATGGACGATGCGGACCTCGGCGCGGTGCTGCCCAGCCTCGTCCCCTATTCGATGCCGATCACCGGCCAGGTCTGTTTCTCGCTGACGCGCGTGCTCGTCCCGCGCGCACGGCAGGACGAGGTCATGGACGCCTATGTCGAGGCGGTCCGCCGCGTGCGCGTGGGCGATCCGTTCGACGACGGCGTCCAGATGGGCCCGCTCAGCCTGTCGCGGCAGCGCGATCGGGTCGAGGGCTATGTGGCGCGCGGCCGGGCCGAGGGCGCACGCCTCGTCACCGGCGGCGGCCGACCCGCCGAGCACAATCGCGGCTTCTTCTTCGAGCCCACCGTCTTCGCCGACGTCACTCCCGACATGACGATCGCGCGCGAGGAGATCTTCGGCCCCGTCGTCTCCTTCATCGCCTATGACACCGAAAGCGACATGGTCGCCAAGGCAAACGCCACCGACTACGGCCTGCACGGCGCGGTCTATTCCGCCGACCCGGAGCGCGCCTATGCCGTCGCACGCCAGGTGCGGACGGGATCGCTCACCATCAACGGCATGGTCGTCGACATCGAGATGCCGTTCGGCGGCTTCAAGCAATCGGGCCTGGGCCGCGAGGGCGGGATCGAGGGACTGGAGAACTACCTAGAGACCAAGACGATCTACTTTGCTTAG
- a CDS encoding carboxylesterase/lipase family protein, giving the protein MTNEDVPRLRTASGAVQGDRMAGIERFRGIPYAAAPTHDRRFEPPQPPEAWRGERQATEAGATAPQRTRDLPGLNIVPLVGTGWRPGDDYLTLDVLRPAGASGRPIMVFVHGGGFVLGAKDAPVQDGSSFARDGIVYVAINYRLGIDGFLPIPGVPTNLGLRDIVAALKWVNAHAEALGGDAANVTVFGESAGAMAIADLVTSPLAQGLFRRAIIQSGHGGMTRAVPVAERLTRKLAAVLKITPDRAGFAGVAPEAALDAMEKLAQPTARLDLRDEHGREPVFGISRFVPVHGDDVLPKRPHAALADGAGADIDVLIGSNAEEMNLYFVPTGVLPRIRRSLAWWLLRRSQPGAWRVLNAYGAGREPAGAVLLRALSDLVFRWPARRFAEEHRGRTWMYEFEWGSPRYADQLGASHGMELPFVFDSLSTTSGPEGLCGEAPPQALADRIHATWVRFATDGTLPWPQFSREQRHVHQLAADRTIEEPVMPAAAFLP; this is encoded by the coding sequence ATGACCAACGAGGACGTGCCACGGCTGCGTACCGCAAGCGGCGCCGTGCAAGGGGACCGCATGGCGGGCATCGAGCGCTTCCGCGGGATCCCTTACGCGGCGGCGCCCACCCACGATCGGCGCTTCGAACCGCCGCAGCCGCCCGAAGCGTGGCGCGGCGAACGCCAGGCGACAGAAGCTGGCGCCACGGCTCCGCAGCGAACGCGCGACCTGCCGGGGCTGAATATCGTGCCACTCGTCGGCACGGGCTGGCGGCCCGGCGACGACTATCTCACGCTCGACGTCCTCCGCCCGGCCGGTGCGAGCGGGCGACCCATCATGGTCTTCGTTCACGGCGGCGGCTTCGTGCTCGGCGCCAAAGATGCGCCGGTTCAGGACGGCAGCAGCTTCGCGCGGGACGGCATCGTCTATGTCGCGATCAACTATCGGCTGGGCATCGACGGATTTCTGCCCATCCCGGGCGTGCCGACCAACCTGGGGCTGCGCGATATCGTCGCGGCCTTGAAGTGGGTGAACGCGCACGCCGAGGCACTCGGGGGCGATGCGGCCAATGTCACCGTGTTCGGCGAGTCCGCCGGCGCGATGGCGATTGCCGATCTGGTGACCTCGCCCCTGGCGCAGGGGCTGTTCCGACGCGCGATCATTCAGAGCGGACATGGCGGCATGACCCGTGCGGTCCCGGTGGCCGAACGCCTGACCCGCAAGCTTGCCGCCGTCCTGAAGATCACGCCCGATCGCGCCGGCTTTGCCGGAGTCGCGCCGGAGGCGGCGCTGGACGCGATGGAGAAGCTCGCACAGCCCACCGCGCGCCTCGATCTGCGTGACGAACATGGCCGCGAGCCGGTGTTCGGCATCAGCCGCTTCGTCCCCGTCCATGGCGACGACGTGCTGCCCAAGCGCCCGCACGCGGCTCTGGCGGACGGAGCCGGCGCCGACATCGATGTCCTGATCGGCTCGAATGCGGAGGAGATGAACCTCTATTTCGTTCCGACCGGCGTGCTGCCCAGGATCAGGCGATCGCTGGCCTGGTGGCTGCTTCGCCGCTCGCAGCCCGGCGCCTGGCGCGTCCTGAACGCCTATGGTGCCGGGCGCGAGCCCGCCGGAGCGGTGCTGCTGCGGGCGCTCAGCGACCTAGTGTTCCGCTGGCCCGCGCGCCGCTTTGCAGAGGAGCATCGCGGGCGGACCTGGATGTACGAGTTCGAATGGGGCAGTCCCCGATACGCCGATCAGCTCGGCGCCTCGCACGGGATGGAACTCCCCTTCGTGTTCGACAGCCTGTCGACCACGAGCGGGCCGGAGGGGCTGTGCGGTGAGGCACCGCCCCAGGCCTTGGCCGATCGCATCCACGCGACCTGGGTTCGGTTCGCGACCGATGGGACGCTGCCATGGCCGCAGTTCAGCCGCGAGCAGCGCCATGTCCACCAGCTCGCGGCCGACCGGACCATCGAGGAGCCGGTCATGCCGGCCGCCGCCTTCCTGCCCTGA
- a CDS encoding SDR family NAD(P)-dependent oxidoreductase, translating into MYLDRFRLDGRRALVTGGGQGIGLACCEALAEAGAAVILADRDADAIGAATEHLRRMGHAVEGVIMDVTDSRRVTAIADELGPIDVLVNNAGIARSETAAEDVSDEHWLNVLDVNLNGTFWCARAFGRHMLAAGTGAIVNVGSMSGFIVNRPQPQSYYNASKAAVHQLTRSLAAEWASRGVRVNAVAPTYIATPLNAFADKEGEMYRRWIDGTPQARLGTPDEVASVVLFLASDAASLMTGSIVLADGGYTCW; encoded by the coding sequence ATGTACCTCGATCGATTTCGGCTCGACGGTCGCCGCGCGCTCGTGACCGGCGGCGGGCAGGGTATCGGCCTGGCCTGCTGCGAGGCGCTGGCCGAGGCGGGAGCGGCCGTGATCCTGGCCGACCGCGACGCGGACGCGATCGGCGCGGCGACCGAGCACCTTCGGCGCATGGGCCATGCGGTCGAGGGCGTCATCATGGACGTCACCGACAGCCGCCGCGTCACGGCAATCGCCGACGAACTCGGGCCCATCGACGTGCTGGTAAACAATGCCGGAATCGCTCGCAGCGAAACCGCTGCCGAGGACGTCTCGGACGAACACTGGCTCAACGTCCTCGACGTGAACCTGAACGGCACCTTTTGGTGTGCCCGCGCCTTTGGTCGGCACATGCTGGCCGCTGGAACAGGTGCGATCGTCAACGTCGGCTCGATGTCCGGCTTCATCGTCAACCGGCCACAGCCACAAAGCTACTACAATGCCTCGAAGGCCGCAGTGCATCAGCTGACGCGCAGTCTGGCAGCCGAATGGGCATCGCGCGGCGTGCGCGTGAATGCGGTCGCGCCGACCTATATCGCCACGCCGCTGAACGCCTTTGCGGACAAGGAAGGCGAGATGTACCGCAGGTGGATCGACGGCACGCCGCAGGCGCGTCTGGGTACGCCGGACGAGGTCGCCTCGGTCGTGCTGTTCCTCGCCAGCGACGCGGCCAGCCTGATGACCGGCAGCATCGTGCTCGCGGATGGCGGTTACACCTGCTGGTGA